The Dehalococcoidales bacterium DNA segment GGGCGGGGCGCTGTTACTTCAATCCTTCTCCGTTGTCATTCCGGCGCAGGCCGGAATCCAGGTACTACTGAAGTGTATTATGTTTATATTCTGGCAAGCCAACGCAACGGGACACTTTACATAGGCGTCACCAACGACCTTATCAGGCGTGTTTATGAACATAAACAGGGCTTAATCAAAGGATTTACCCGAAAGTACCGCGTTCACACCCTGGTTCATTTTGAACAGTGTGAAAACATTGAAGCGGCAATCAGTCGTGAAAAGCAGCTCAAGTCCTGGCAAAGGAAATGGAAGCTGGAGCTGATTGAGAAAGCCAATCCTCTCTGGGAAGACATTTATCCACAAATTCTTTGA contains these protein-coding regions:
- a CDS encoding GIY-YIG nuclease family protein, producing MYYVYILASQRNGTLYIGVTNDLIRRVYEHKQGLIKGFTRKYRVHTLVHFEQCENIEAAISREKQLKSWQRKWKLELIEKANPLWEDIYPQIL